Proteins from one Candidatus Syntrophosphaera sp. genomic window:
- a CDS encoding pyrimidine/purine nucleoside phosphorylase, whose amino-acid sequence MLKVNEYFEGKVKSIALANARGNSTVGVMEPGEYEFGTSTVEYMTVISGLLTVLLPGSSQWRSFAAGETFIVPANEKFQLKVPEQTAYHCRYE is encoded by the coding sequence ATGCTCAAAGTCAATGAATACTTCGAGGGGAAAGTGAAATCGATCGCCCTCGCCAACGCCCGGGGAAACTCGACCGTGGGTGTCATGGAGCCCGGAGAATACGAATTCGGAACCAGCACGGTGGAATACATGACCGTGATCTCCGGACTGCTGACCGTCCTGCTGCCCGGCTCCAGCCAGTGGAGAAGCTTCGCCGCGGGGGAAACCTTCATCGTGCCGGCCAACGAGAAATTCCAGCTCAAGGTCCCCGAACAGACGGCCTATCACTGCCGCTACGAATAG